ATCACCAGTCCTGACCTGGTGAAGATTGCACAGGAAGGCGTGGGTTCATTCTATGCCAAGAGCATCAATAGCGACCGCCTGAAAATCGATAACGAGGGTGTAGGCTCTGTCAAGATTGGGAAGATTCTTGCCAACAAACTGGAGGTAACCAACGAGGGTGTTGGCTCGGTAAATATCGATGATGTGGCTGGAGATGATATGAACATTGATAACGAAGGCGTAGGCTCAGTGGTAATCTCTAAGGTTGAGATGGGAAGTGTGAAACTGGATAATGAGGGCGTAGGCTCTGTTAGTCTGGGAATGTTTAAGGGCGGCAGTCTGATTGTCAAGAATGAAGGCGTGGGCAGTGTGAAAGCCAAGGTTGACTGCCAGAGTGTAAACGCTACTTCTGAAGGTGTTGGAGGGGTTAACTTGAGCGGTGTAACCCGTCAGTACAATAAGAAAAAAGGCGGAATCGGAGGAATTTCTGATGGCGGTTTGATAGTAAAAAAGTAACGTAAGTTATTGAAAAACAGAAAATAAAGTGGTTAAGAATTAGTGCGGAAAATTTTTAAAATGAATTTTTGAAAATTTTCCGCAGCTAAGAAATTCGTAATTAGAAGTCCCACTTTACACCGAGGCAAGGACGAACCATCCAGCCGGCATTGCTGCCGAAGTTGTGGCTGATTTCTACCTCGCTACCTACGCTCAGGTTCTCGCAGCCGAAGTGCTGACCTACGTTGTACCAGAGCTGTGGCTCAGTAGTGAAAACGGTGTGCTCAGCTTTGTAATCGATGTTGCCATCCTTGTCGAGCTTCAGGTTGCCATCCTTATCCTTGAAAGAACTGTGGTCCTCCCACCAGAAATCTGCGAAACCGCTAAAGTTCAATCCCTTTAATCCAAAGATGTCTTTGCATCCCCAAACAGCAGTAAACTGCATTGGCACGTTCTGGTCGGTCTTGCGGATAGTCTTGTAGAGTGCCTGGAGTGTCAAGGTGTTCTTGAAACTCTTGTCGTGCATGAAATACTCTACACCGAAGAGCCAGGCATTGTTGATAGGGTAGTTCTTGGTAATACCACCATTATACTCTACGTGGAGGCTCCAGTTCTTCATTGGGCTGTTCTGCCAGAAGTTCAATGCACGTGAAATCTCAGTATAAGTTCCACCCTGTGCCACGTTTGGACTGTTGGTGTCCATTTTGTCGTAATTGAAGTCGTGGTCTACAAAGAAATAGGTGTTACCCCATTTGTCCTGCTTGAACATTTCGAGTGTGAGGGTAACAAACTTGCGGTCACTGCCGAAGTCGTAGAAAACTTGGGCGTTGGTCTGTGCTAAAGTTTTGCTCGCAGGGAGCAACGCAAGTGCCATGAGCAGTAGGCTTTTCATCTTTTTCATAAATTTTTTCTTTTCTTTATTATTTATTAAATGAAACAAAAAACTGCGGACGGAAGGCCCGCAGTTTGTAATTATATTTATCCGTAACGATTAGTATGCAAAGAGAGGGTAATTCTTCATCGTAGCATTCACCTTTTCGCGAACGCGGGCAATGACCTTCTCGTCCTCAGGAGCATTCAGAACCTCCTCGATGAGTTCGGCAATGAGGTGCATCATATCTTCCTTGGCGCCACGTGTGGTCATGGCAGCTGTACCCAGACGGATACCTGATGTCTGGAAGGCAGAACGGCTGTCGAATGGAACCATGTTCTTGTTGACTGTGATGTCGGCTGCAACCAGCGCATTCTCAGCGACTTTACCTGTAAGATCTGGATATTTACTTCGGAGGTCTACGAGCATAGAATGGTTGTCTGTACCACCGCTCACGATACCGAATCCGCGACCGATGAGGTCATCTGCGAGTACGGCAGCATTCTTCTTTACCTGAGCTGCATACTCCTTCCATGAAGGCTGCAGATTCTCATTGAAGGCTACCGCCTTGGCAGCGATGACGTGCTCCAGCGGTCCACCCTGCTGACCTGGGAATACAGCAGAATTCAAGAGCATGCTCATCTTCTTAACCTCGCCCTTCTTGGTTGTCAAACCCCATGGGTTGTCAAAATCTTTGCCCATCAGAATGATACCGCCACGAGGACCACGGAGGGTCTTGTGAGTAGTAGAAGTAACGATGTGCGCATACTTCAATGGGTTGTCGAGCAGACCGGCTGCAATCAGACCTGCAGGGTGAGCCATATCGATCATGAGGAGAGCGCCTACCTCATCGGCAATCTTGCGCATGCGGGCATAATCCCACTCGCGGCTATAAGCGCTACCACCACCGATAATCAGTTTTGGTTTGTGCTCAAGAGCCAGCTTCTCCATCTCGTCGTAGTCTACACGACCTGTCTCCTTGTTCAGGTTGTAACCGATAGGGTTGTAGAGAATACCGGATGTATTGACGTGGCTACCATGAGAGAGGTGGCCGCCGTGGTCGAGGTTCAAGCCCATGAAGGTATCACCTGGCTTCAATACGGCAAGCAGAACAGCAGCGTTAGCCTGCGCACCAGAGTGAGGCTGTACGTTGGCATACTCAGCACCGAACACCTTCTTTACACGCTCGATGGCGAGGTTCTCTACGATGTCAACTACCTGGCATCCGCCATAATAACGCTTGCCTGGCAGACCCTCGGCATACTTGTTAGTAAGGTAAGAACCCATAGCGTTCATCACCTCGTCACTCACGAAATTCTCAGAAGCGATAAGCTCCATACCCTTCAGCTGGCGCTGATGTTCTCTTTCGATTAAGTCGAAAATCTCTTGATCTTTTACCATTTCCCTTTACTTTTTATGGTTGATGTTTAATGAAATCGGGTGCAAAAATAAGCAATATCTCTCAAACTACCAAATAAATCGTAACATTTTGAGTGATATTGCTTACTTTTTGTTATAAACTACCTGTTTTTATTACTTGCAGAGCTCTACTTTGTCCAATTGCTGCTCTTTGTCGCAGTAGTGGCAACGTACGATACCGAGCACTTTATCTACGGTATGGAAGAGGGTCTGCATAGGCTCGTTGTTGGTGATGCACTTAGGGTTGTTGCACTTTACGATGCCCTTCAGCGTATCAGGAGTCTTGACGGTCTTCTTCTCTACGATTTCGTAGTCTTTGATGATACTCAGTCCGATGTTAGGCGCAACGACAGAGAGTCGGTTGATTTCCTCATCGGTAAAATACTTGTTGGCAACCTTGATGATGCCCTTCTTGCCAATCTTCTTGCTTGGCAGGTTGTAGCCGATAGTAACAGGAGTCTCCATCTTCTCCAACTGGAGCAGATTTACTACCTGATAGGTCTTTTCGGCTGGTATATGGTCGATTACGGTACCGTTCTCGATAGCCGCAACCACTAATTGACTTTTATTGTTTCCCATCTGTCTATTAACTATAAACTATTAACTATAAACTACTCAATAATGGTCTTATCGTTCTTCACATCATCGAGCGAGATGCCGAGGCAGTGGCAGAAGATAGCCTCACGTGCATAGAGGCCGTTCTGAGCCTGCTGGATATAGTATGCATGTGGATCATCATCTACATCGTAAGCAATCTCGTTCACGCGTGGAAGCGGGTGCATGATCTTCATGTTTTCCTTCGCCTTGCAGAGCATGTCGCGCTTCAGGATATACACGTTCTTTACGCGTTCATACTCCATCAGGTCGCTGAAACGCTCCTTCTGTACACGGGTCATGTAGAGAATGTCGGCACCTGCAATCACATCTTCGTTAAAGTCCTCGTGCTCAACATATTTGATGTTGTGCTCCTTGCAGTAGAGTTTATACTCTTCTGGCATGGCGAGTTCCTTAGGTGCGATGAAATGGAAGGTAGGATTGAAGTGGCGCATAGCTGTGATAAGTGAGTGAACGGTGCGGCCATATTTGAGGTCACCCACAAGATAGATGTTCAAGTTCTCCAGGGTACCCTGGGTCTTGTAGATAGAGTAGAGGTCGAGCAGGCACTGTGAAGGATGCATGTGAGCGCCGTCGCCTGCATTTACAATAGGCACTGGTGCTACCTCGCTGGCATACTGGGCTGCTCCCTCGATGAAATGGCGCATGGCGATTACATCGGCATAGTTGCTTACCATCAGGATGGTATCCTTGAGGGTCTCGCCCTTGGTGGTACTGGATGTCTTGGCATCAGAGAAACCAATGACACGGGCACCAAGACGGTTGGCAGCGGTTTGGAAACTGAGTTGGGTACGAGTAGAT
This Segatella copri DSM 18205 DNA region includes the following protein-coding sequences:
- the pyrI gene encoding aspartate carbamoyltransferase regulatory subunit, which codes for MGNNKSQLVVAAIENGTVIDHIPAEKTYQVVNLLQLEKMETPVTIGYNLPSKKIGKKGIIKVANKYFTDEEINRLSVVAPNIGLSIIKDYEIVEKKTVKTPDTLKGIVKCNNPKCITNNEPMQTLFHTVDKVLGIVRCHYCDKEQQLDKVELCK
- the glyA gene encoding serine hydroxymethyltransferase, yielding MVKDQEIFDLIEREHQRQLKGMELIASENFVSDEVMNAMGSYLTNKYAEGLPGKRYYGGCQVVDIVENLAIERVKKVFGAEYANVQPHSGAQANAAVLLAVLKPGDTFMGLNLDHGGHLSHGSHVNTSGILYNPIGYNLNKETGRVDYDEMEKLALEHKPKLIIGGGSAYSREWDYARMRKIADEVGALLMIDMAHPAGLIAAGLLDNPLKYAHIVTSTTHKTLRGPRGGIILMGKDFDNPWGLTTKKGEVKKMSMLLNSAVFPGQQGGPLEHVIAAKAVAFNENLQPSWKEYAAQVKKNAAVLADDLIGRGFGIVSGGTDNHSMLVDLRSKYPDLTGKVAENALVAADITVNKNMVPFDSRSAFQTSGIRLGTAAMTTRGAKEDMMHLIAELIEEVLNAPEDEKVIARVREKVNATMKNYPLFAY
- a CDS encoding GIN domain-containing protein; amino-acid sequence: MKKFGIWAVAAALFFAPMGLSSCSMGSSSSEMKGSLNFTQDDLTEKPFKAIDVNVIASVYYTQNNGDECSVRLDYSAIKDAEFVQKLKEKLKVVYRDGEVKIGLNGKLKVPAVCNSEKYRLKIYITSPDLVKIAQEGVGSFYAKSINSDRLKIDNEGVGSVKIGKILANKLEVTNEGVGSVNIDDVAGDDMNIDNEGVGSVVISKVEMGSVKLDNEGVGSVSLGMFKGGSLIVKNEGVGSVKAKVDCQSVNATSEGVGGVNLSGVTRQYNKKKGGIGGISDGGLIVKK
- the pyrB gene encoding aspartate carbamoyltransferase, producing MEKHNFVTIADLSKEKIMYLLEMAQEFEKHPNRELLKGKVVATLFFEPSTRTQLSFQTAANRLGARVIGFSDAKTSSTTKGETLKDTILMVSNYADVIAMRHFIEGAAQYASEVAPVPIVNAGDGAHMHPSQCLLDLYSIYKTQGTLENLNIYLVGDLKYGRTVHSLITAMRHFNPTFHFIAPKELAMPEEYKLYCKEHNIKYVEHEDFNEDVIAGADILYMTRVQKERFSDLMEYERVKNVYILKRDMLCKAKENMKIMHPLPRVNEIAYDVDDDPHAYYIQQAQNGLYAREAIFCHCLGISLDDVKNDKTIIE
- a CDS encoding DUF5020 family protein; this encodes MKKMKSLLLMALALLPASKTLAQTNAQVFYDFGSDRKFVTLTLEMFKQDKWGNTYFFVDHDFNYDKMDTNSPNVAQGGTYTEISRALNFWQNSPMKNWSLHVEYNGGITKNYPINNAWLFGVEYFMHDKSFKNTLTLQALYKTIRKTDQNVPMQFTAVWGCKDIFGLKGLNFSGFADFWWEDHSSFKDKDGNLKLDKDGNIDYKAEHTVFTTEPQLWYNVGQHFGCENLSVGSEVEISHNFGSNAGWMVRPCLGVKWDF